The Gossypium hirsutum isolate 1008001.06 chromosome D07, Gossypium_hirsutum_v2.1, whole genome shotgun sequence genome includes the window tatacaaaaataataatataaaaaaattaatatgagtcGGGTCGGGCTCAGGTTTTAGTACTATTATTCGGGCCGAGCTTgagcaaaaatttaaacttatttttcaggcctttatttttgtctaaaccctcccacttttcagACAGGTCTTGAGTCGATACATTTTGTGACATAAACCTAGAAAAAGCCACACCAACAAGGCAACAAAGGCGTTTAACAAAATCCAAGTGTTCAATAGATAATAATAAGTGTAGGGCTCAATCAAAAACACCCAATCTCGATATATGGATAAAAAATCGAATTGAAAGAGAAGCAAACGATAGTGATTGTAGAGACCTCCGTTTCTTTGACAATATACGTGATTGTCTGGTTGAAGATATCGTGATGTCGATACATTTTGTGACTGTTTcgttttataatttgtatttcaaaatcatttattttaagttgtggttttagtaataaattaaaacaaatttataGTAAATGTGATTAGAAGAAACAATACAAAATCGagaatcaaatttaataaaaaatatatatacctaTGTTGTGAAACTTTTTGAAAGGGTTCTTATGCTTGTTAGATAATGTTATTCAAAGGAATCAAACTATCCTTCAATGGTGGGAAGTTACTTACCAATGTGAATGCTTGACATGATTTTAGTTGCTTTGAATTATAACTTATAAACTCAAATAAAAATGcattaaatttatattgatgattatttaattttatcacaTTTACGATTAGGgtgaaatcatatttttttaaaggggttagagttaaattatatatttttattatagtaaaaatgtaattttaccattttaatagtctatatatttataatgttgaaaggattaaatcaattttttatcattttaggagCCAATGTGCAactttatcattactaatttaaaattttctattttagagagGACTGGAGCCCCTGCCAGCCCCCTAGCTCTACCCTTCCTTatgataattttatgaaaattttgatataaaaactaaatttaattttagttgaAATAGCAAAGATAATGTAGTGAACAACATGAAATTTTGAGTTCAAatcccatattttttttataagaaagaCAAAAACATGAGGATTACATCATGAttcaaatcttattatttaaGCTTTTGACTAAGTTGGTGTCACATTCAACTGGATCACCGATTCGGttaagaaaattatgaaaatgtccttaaatatgttatattatttgagaatactttagtctttttatttaaaaaaatcaataaaaacatgCATATGATAGGCTTTGAACTCAAACCAACTACATTGGTAAAACctttaatttaccactcaactaaagttttactttaataattttatatattttaattatattatgtaaaaTTCATTacttccatcaattgtatatctatattattatttaattgtctGACTCAGTTGGTGTCTCCTCAACTGGATAGGAAAATTACAGAAACACCCTccgtaattaaaataaacatactttgatctttttatttaagaaatgaataaaaatatgcatatgatgagATTTGAACTCAAACCAATTGCATTggtaaaacttttaatttactaGTACTACTCAACTAAAgctttacttttatatttttatacattttaattatattatgcgCTCTTTATTTTGTTATCgtatatatttcatgtgttattattaattagttttaaactatacattttattatttattgtatgttatttttaaacatgcATTTGTGTTCGAAATATGTGGTTTCCATACGCATACACATGTGATGGGATTTctaatattaataatgtatttgattgagtcagtgtcacaagttaactcgacaccaacttataaacaatttaatctatttttttaatcttaatatcgtacatatatcacgtgttattattaattagtttcaagccacatatttcattatttattgtatgttatttttaaacacatatttgaGTTCTATATTTGTGGTTTCTACACACACTCATGTGTGATGGAATTTCTAATTTTCaatatgtaaatttatttttctaaatttattaaatacaaAAAGGCATAAATGTTCTCAATATAACATTTGTTACTTTATGAATggacttttaatattttttgattgaGTTGAGACACGGTTGAAGGGTGACACAAATTCAATCTACCCCTAATATAACTAGTTTATAACACACCCATAATATGGATAAGAAAAAtctatgtaaaaaatatttataaaaattttatattaaaattaattaaagctTTGGTTGAAAttgttaacttaaaattttaaaactctagttaaattattttattttattaaaaatatgaaaaggcaAAAAGTACAATcgtattaatatttgttattatgtatgtgaaaagatattttaataatttctcaatTGAGTTGTGCTGGTTGGCTAGAGACACAAAGTATAAAAGTATCACGAAAACTCTTATATTAAGAATCAAATTACATGTTATCATTTCtactaaaaaaacaaacaaattagtccatgtacctaacatcaaagaacaaattaataatttcaattaaaattttcatcaattaaaaacataccaaaactgctagtttaataaaaaatattttattttttctaaaatataaaaaataatttatttattttttaataaaaataactaaatacaATAAATTCTTAATATAAAGAAATCCACTCCAATGGCTTAATATAACTACCAATAATTAAATTACTCCCAACATTCTCTCCTACCAAAAAATATTATTCCATCTTCATCCCTTTTAACCGCCGGCCGTCTTTCACTTCTCCGGCGATATCATTTTTTCCGTCAAGGTACCGACTTTACTTAAAAATCCCGTTCATACACACATCTATCATCTTCATCGTCGGCGCCTGATCTGTAATTAGCTGAAAATTTTTACTTGCTTTTCGATCcagtttcttttaattatgagaatttttttatattgattttctcttaaattttgagTCTTTGACGCTTCGCGATGAGTTGCAATGAATTGctatcttttttctttctttttctgagtTCGTATTCGCTGATTCGGTGCGTTAGGGATTTTTAGATCCAAATCATTTGAGAAATATACTTTGCTTGTCTTATTTTATATCTTTATGATTATTTCGATTTTGATTGAATAAGAACTTCATATGTTTTTATAAGGGATTTGTTGACAAGTTCCCTAACAAGATTTTTATCTACATATGACTGATATTTTCACCATGTTTCTGGTTTCTGTTAATATTAGAAACCGGAGGTGTTTGCTTTCTTTTCTAATAAACTCTCCAGTTTTTGCAAATTAGAAGTATTATATGATAGAGAGGGCGAGAGGGACTGCGTTTTAATCTGATTGGTTGTTTATCATTTGCTAGGTTGAGATTTGGGGTCTTAACTTAAGCATAAAGATTTCCACTTAGATTTATCGGTAATTAGCTAGTTCTTCGTGATTGTACAATTGCCCAATTCCACTCTCTAGCCTACCTGTTAAAAACCTGATGTTTATAAAGAACCAGGAAGCTTAACTATTAATTTATGGGTTTTTGAATAGGTTTTATTCATATATGATGGTTACACCAACTGAATGGGTTAATGGCTTAGACCTTGTGGCGAAGCTTTGTGCTTATGTAGTATCATTTAACTAAGAAGAGTCTTAAATGATATGTAGAATTTGACTTTTCATAAGTAAAATATATTGTTCAGGAGGTGGCATTTTTGTTGTTTGGGAGGATGGTTTAAAAACTTATCCCAACTTCTAGAGTGATATGCGTGGCAGTACTTTCAAATGATTATTGTAACCTGCTGATTCTGCAGCTGAACTTTTGTTGTTTTTGAAATTTGataatttgtaatagttcctATCTGACTTCTAAGTTCTATACCATTGCAGAGCTACTCTCAGCAGAATTTGTCACAGATGGCTTCTTCCTTCCGAGCATTCTTGAACAGTCCAGTTGGTCCAAAAACAACTCACTTTTGGGGACCTGTTGCCAATTGGGGATTTGTTCTTGCTGTATGCTTAATTACCAACAACTTAAGATTATACAAATATAGGTTTTTAATATGTTAAGTTATTCACCCTTTGGGCAAAATTGTGCTGCATCTAAGAAAGATACAACTTTGTGCTTTATGACTCATGTTTGAACATTATTGGTTATTGTGTTAGGGACTGGTGGACATGAATAAGCCCCCAGAAATGATTTCTGGCAACATGACTTCaggttaaaaataaaagatggtTTGAAAAAGCTTTGTATTTCCTTTGGTACGCaagtttctaattttttttcttcatttctggtcTTGCAGCAATGTGTGTCTATTCAGCATTGTTCATGAGGTTTGCATGGATGGTACAGCCACGAAACTATCTTCTGTTGGCATGCCATGCTTCAAATGAGACAGTACAGCTCTATCAACTTTCACGTTGGGCTAGAGCTCAGGGGTAAGTATGGTGTTTGTATACATGTAGTTCGCGTTGAGCTGATATCTTTTCTATGCAATAACCATTGTGTTTTCCAATCTTGTTTTACCCAACTATGTTGTCCTTCCTCAGTTTTATATCGATTGCTGCTTGCCATCTTTAGAAATGCTTGTGGGAGAGTTTCTCCCATAATTTGCACACATATTCAAGGTTATGACCAAATCATATACTAACCTTACTTTCAGATAATTTCAAGAGCAGGATTTATTTAGCTTGTTAATGTCGAAGTAAAATTTCTGATATGAAGTATTGAAGATAATGCTTACGTTCtcttaataaacaaataattggGATAATATGCATGTGCTTGCAACTGTGTAAATTTGCTACTATAGGGGAAAGGCATTTGGTTTTTGCTTTATTTGAATTTAGAGAAGTATGTTAAGTAtatataggttaaaatatgccataagtctcagtattcttcacaaatttagaatttagtccctctacttctCAGATATCAAAATTCAGGtccaattgttaatattgttgaaatttttttgttaaatttgttaatgggatattttgaaataaaaaaaaatactcacttggcaTTCATGTAACTAAAGAAATGacgtaatgaacttgaatttaacaaaataattttaacaatgttaacagttgggcctgaattttgaaatctgaaagtAGAACTAAATTCCTATGTacaggactaaatttcaaatttatgaagagtactgtgacttatggcatattttaatcttatatttataaattactgTAAACGTATTTCATAAATTCTGCCGTATAagagaataatatttgtttgtagTGGTGAAAGGCAAGTTTCAGTATATCTAATGTAATTTTTCCAATGTTCTCTAGGTATTTGTCTGAGAAGAAAGAGGAAGCCTCATCTCAGTAAAGTACCCTTTTTTCCTGCTTTTCTTTCCATTTTGAGATTCTGCTATTTTCTTGTGATCCCTGTAAGAATCTATTCTGAGCTTTACTTTATAAAGAAACTGATTTAATTCTACCTTCATCTGGCCGAAGCTTAAGCACATAGTAAGCCGATTACTGTTAAGTGGAATCATGATCGGCCGCCTTTCTTATTATGCATGAGTGGTAAAACAGCTTAGAATTCTACAATCAATGTTGATTCAATAAACTTTTTCTTGATTTAGCTGACCATAATTGTATAATGTGCAATGAGGTATATTGAAAGTCTTATATGTGATGCATCATCCTAGTGATACTTTCCGGGTAGCACAATTTCATGTTGAAATTCAAAGCATTtcgattttctattttttaaaattttaagaatttttttaatattattgaattaaactAGACAAACCAGTTGAAATGAGAACCTGTGGTCTGATCGGTTTGACAATCAGTAGTTCGGTTGTGAAAGCCTTGCATATTCTACACTTTTGCTTCTTATTTCGGATTTTAACTTCATACTTGCCTCCTATTCTTTTGGTGCCTTCTTTTTGCTACCCCTGTTTGCTTtagatgatttctttctttttgtaggcTGTTTTAGTTCGGACTTACTACTGCATATAAGAGAAATGGCAGTGAAAATTAGCAGCCACAATCAGTATGGGAATATGGTTACCTCATTCTTAAATGGTCAAAATGGTAAATGCCATATCTaatatcataaatttttttaacctaGTGCAATGGGCAAAATGCAAACCTTAAAATAATCTATTTGAGCCTAGATGCTTTAGGATTTTCCACTTTGAATGCAAGTATGAATCTAATAGGTTTTTCCTAGTTGTAAGGATTTTGGCCAAAAACTAAAATAGTGCTAAACATGAAGACGATTGTTTGCTCAAGGAATCAAGGATCGCTTCAATGTGAATGGTTAATCCCAATGTTTTTAAAATCCGGATTGAATCAGTCATATcattagaaaattattaaaaataaaaaaataggtttaattgattttttagttggtttaattggtttgtattgatttttagtttaattgattCAAAGTCATTTTTCGAATtgataatttaattgatttactATCTAATTGGTCTGATCAGTTGGTTTGATTTAGTTCGGTTTGGTTTAAATATCCTTGGTTAATCTGAATAAAATTCCAAAGAAAACTTAATAAAGctaattaatatttgatttattctttgtatccgaagaagaaaagaaagccaATCACTTAATTTGCCTTGAGTGGGAATTAAAGGAATCAAATTAAGATTGCAGACAATTATTTTACATAGGGTGTTTTGCCGTGACAAGAGTTGTTGAAGGCCCGGATAAATTTAGTGATTgtattattaaaagaaatttaaataagtctaagtttaatatttatattttaaaaaatatttttttaattatcgattaattttaaacaaaatattttgtttacagaaccataaaattttttaactttattaattttattaagcaataaatgatattttttatacgGTAAATGGTAACTCTATTCtaacttagttttattttattctttttaatagtacaatgactaaattaatccatttaatagtaaaaggactaatttatcAGATCTTTATAATAGGACCTTTcaaatatattcattaaaataatatatactaaattataatataaatatttaaaaaattacgttatgtataaaaaattaaattaaaaaataatgggagtaaaagaaataaatatatatataactattaaatattaaataaaaataaagttatttttattttaaagaatatgGACTAGTGGAAAGGGTTTGATATTCATATTTTTGGTCGGGCCAGACTTATTCAACTATGTATTGCGCTAATAACATAAATGATTTCGACTTGGTCCATGAGTACTTTTAATAGTGACTCAATGGGTCAAACATCAATATTAATGTCCAGTTGAGCCTCTACCATtgacctaaaaataataattaaacacctCCGTTAACGAAAATTGTATTCAACTACATTAATGGTTAAAATAAGCTAACATGACAAATGAGACATATGAGATGATGGTACATGGtaatcacaaatttaatcattcattttaataaaatttataaaaattattaagaattataaaaattataaaaaaattacaagtcattataataatatttaaatttaataaaaataagaaatttataaaatattaaaaagtagaaatttgataaaaacattataattatGCTGACTCTCTTACTTTCTCATATGTTCGTGTGTTAAATCAACTAATGTTAATGATTAATGCAGTCAAAGGTGACTTCCATTAACagatgaatttaattaattttttaggttaaccataaaaatttaattgagtGCGAATTAAATCGATAGggttaattgaaattttgatatttttttgttaaGAGCATTTTAAACTTATAAACATTGCCTGTATTAAAAGGAAAACATACATAAACCGGTTGTTGCTAAACCTTAACATTCGTATTGTATATATTTCTATCAATTTCGTATGACATCTAAACGACTCGGtttgaacaataaaaaaaatgataagcTTATACTTGTTAATtgtaaaaggaaaaataacaCTTTCATTGACTAATCTCCTCATAACGAATGAATATAATAGAGAGATtgtcttttataaaataatattagccCTAAAAATATGCATTGATGTCAATTTCTAACATAAAAAAAACCACGATATTAACAAGCACGCGTTCATGTCGACAACTCAATCTTCCATTGCCTTTTGAATACTTCTCAAAGCAAACAGTTCATTCATTGGGGCTGGCGGGTTTCTCCATAATTGTTTAAAGGCAAAGAGGTTTGATAATATCGTCAATAAAGGCAAAGATATCAACAtcactaatatatatatgtaacattGTTTAAATGCCGGCCTCGTACAAGGTTGAAGTCAATCTTGATGAACAAAACTTGGGAGAAATCAACACATAAAAGATTGAAGATGGAGCCAAAACCAAATTGGATTTAGTGATCTGCAATACATAGATATATATGTGTGTCTGAGGGGGAGTGATAGTCCATTATCAAACACATATATCTTCCTAGTCTAGCTATTAGCCCATCTGCTAGACTAGAAAGATGAGTATATGCAATCACTCCTTGATTGTGTCTTTTTTGTTGGTTTTGTTGCTTGGAATCGATAATGCAATGCCAGAACATGAAGAATACAAGACATACATAGTCCATATAGATCATTCGCTTAAACCTTCATCTTTCTTGACCCATGAGACTTGGCACCGAGCCATCCTGCGATCGTTGTCAAAGTCAGACAAAGAGATGTTGCTTTACTCGTACAATCATGTCATGCATGGCTTCAGTGCTAGGCTCACACCATCTCAAGCATCAAAAATCAGGAAATCTCCGGCTCATATTGCTATACACGAGGAGAAATTTGGCAAATTGTTCACTACACACTCCCCTCAGTTTATGGGATTAAGGCATTCTTCTGGGTTGTGGAATGCATCATCATATGGTGAAGGTGTGATAATAGGATTGATTGATACAGGCGTTTGGCCTGAGAGTGAAAGTTTCAACGAGAAAGGAATGCCGCCAATTCCTACAAGGTGGAAGGGCAAGTGCCAGAATAGTACAACTAATCCTTTTCCTTGCAATAGAAAACTCATTGGTGCACAAGTATTTATGAAAGGGAATCAAGCTGCTGGTAAATCAAGCTCACCAGATGATTCACCACGAGACGTCTTCGGACATGGAACACACACATCGTCAACCGCCGCGGGTAACCATGTACCAGGTGCAAGTCAATTCGGATATGCAAAAGGGGTAGCTCAGGGGATTGCACCAGGTGCACATGTTGCCATGTACAAAGTAACGTCTGATGGATTTATTGCTGAAAGTGATGTTCTTGCTGCTATGGATCAAGCGATTGTAGATGGTGTTGACATCATGTCACTATCTATAGGTTTTGAACAAACACCTTATTTCCAAGATGTCATAGCCATTGCTTCTCTTTCAGCAATAGGGAAGGGGATTGCTGTTGTTTGCGCTGCTGGGAATGATGGAGCACCTTACAGTACACACAATGCAGCACCATGGATTACCACAGTTGGGGCTGGGACACTTGATCGAAGTTTCACTGCAACAGTGACTTTAGGGAATGACCTAATATTTGAAGGAAAATCAGAGTTCCCAGAACGTGTTGTAGTTATAGATACACCTTTGTATTATGGAAAAGGTGATTCTGACAAAGCATTATGCAGTAATGGAGCATTGAAAGAGAGTGAAGTCTTCGGAAAGGTGGTCATCTGTTATAGCAATAACACTAGTAACATTTTTTATCAAGCGGAAGAGCTAGCAAGAGTTAATGCAATTGCAGGAATACTTGTTACAGATGTTGATTGGTCCCGTTTTGGAATTGATGGACTCAGCATCCCAAGCCTTATTTTACCATCCTCTTCTGGTGCTTTGATAAAAAAGTATGTTACAGAGGCAGCTGAAGAGGCAAGAGTAAAATTCATGAGATTCGTGCTTACAAGTTTTGGCACAAAGCCGGCACCACAAGTGGCTGATTTCTCTTCGAGAGGACCAGACCCCATTAACCCAAACATTCTAAAGCCAGATATAATTGCTCCAGGGGTCCAAGTGTTAGCAGCATTCCCACCATTAATTCCAATTGAAGGAATGGGCAACTATGGAGTAGCTACAGATTACGCATTATTATCAGGCACATCAATGGCAGCACCTCATGCTGCTGGAGTGACAGCTTTGCTAAAAGCTATTCACCCTGAATGGAGCCCAGCAGCTATCCGATCAGCCTTGATGACCACAGCAAACACCATTGACAACAATAGAACTACTTTGACAAACCAATACACTAACCTACCCGGAACACCTCTAGATTATGGGGCAGGTCATATCAATCCGAACAAAGCAATGGATCCTGGACTCATATATGATATAGATTGGCAAGGTTATGTTGATTTCTTATGTGGCCTAGGCTATGATGATG containing:
- the LOC107941033 gene encoding mitochondrial pyruvate carrier 1 isoform X1 translates to MASSFRAFLNSPVGPKTTHFWGPVANWGFVLAGLVDMNKPPEMISGNMTSAMCVYSALFMRFAWMVQPRNYLLLACHASNETVQLYQLSRWARAQGYLSEKKEEASSQ
- the LOC107941033 gene encoding mitochondrial pyruvate carrier 1 isoform X2; amino-acid sequence: MASSFRAFLNSPVGPKTTHFWGPVANWGFVLAGLVDMNKPPEMISGNMTSAMCVYSALFMRFAWMVQPRNYLLLACHASNETVQLYQLSRWARAQGFISIAACHL
- the LOC121219485 gene encoding subtilisin-like protease SBT1.5; translated protein: MPEHEEYKTYIVHIDHSLKPSSFLTHETWHRAILRSLSKSDKEMLLYSYNHVMHGFSARLTPSQASKIRKSPAHIAIHEEKFGKLFTTHSPQFMGLRHSSGLWNASSYGEGVIIGLIDTGVWPESESFNEKGMPPIPTRWKGKCQNSTTNPFPCNRKLIGAQVFMKGNQAAGKSSSPDDSPRDVFGHGTHTSSTAAGNHVPGASQFGYAKGVAQGIAPGAHVAMYKVTSDGFIAESDVLAAMDQAIVDGVDIMSLSIGFEQTPYFQDVIAIASLSAIGKGIAVVCAAGNDGAPYSTHNAAPWITTVGAGTLDRSFTATVTLGNDLIFEGKSEFPERVVVIDTPLYYGKGDSDKALCSNGALKESEVFGKVVICYSNNTSNIFYQAEELARVNAIAGILVTDVDWSRFGIDGLSIPSLILPSSSGALIKKYVTEAAEEARVKFMRFVLTSFGTKPAPQVADFSSRGPDPINPNILKPDIIAPGVQVLAAFPPLIPIEGMGNYGVATDYALLSGTSMAAPHAAGVTALLKAIHPEWSPAAIRSALMTTANTIDNNRTTLTNQYTNLPGTPLDYGAGHINPNKAMDPGLIYDIDWQGYVDFLCGLGYDDAEMRAILRQSQWTCNQDGTDINYPSFVAMFSKNASAPNVKNFTRVVTNVGDDQSVYQATVEATHGMTIKVEPTTLTFTNKYQKKKFVVSVQMDGKAPPVAYGYLKWVDQNSHVVASPVVVLNT